Within the Roseicitreum antarcticum genome, the region GGCGGTGATGCGCGGCCAGCCCCTGAGCCTTGATGCCCAGATCGACGGTTTCGGCGCGTTCGCGGATGGCCGTGTCGCGCCGGTCAGCCTGTCGGGGCAGGCGGCGGGTGCGACGTTCGCGTTTGACGGCCGGGCCGGGACCGGCACGCTGTCGGCGGATGGTCAACTCTCGCTGGACGTGCCCGACCTGGGGCCGGTGCTGGCGCTGCTGGGGCAAGCGGCCGTGGCCCCGCAGGGCGTCGCACCACTGTCGCTGGCTGGGCAAGTGACGCTGGCGCCTGCCGGGTCGTTGCACCTGCGCGACGGGCAGATCGGCGTTGCGGGCAACCGGCTGACCGGGGCGGCGGATGTAACCTTTGACGGCCAGCGCCCGATGCTTTCGGCCCAACTGGCCGCCGGGGAGCTGGACCTGACCGCGCTGACCTCTGGCGCGGGTGGTGGCGCAGGCGGCGGGGCGGCGGCTGCGGGCTGGCCCACCACGCCGATCGACGCGTCGGCGCTGGGTCTGGCTGATGCGGCGCTGGTGCTATCGGCGTCAAGTCTGCGCACCGGCGCATTCGATCTGGGTCCGTTACGGGTGGCGATGACGCTGGACCGGTCCCGCGCTGTGTTTGATTTGCGCGAGGTGCGGTTGTTCGACGGGCTGATCACCGGCGAATTCGTGATGAACAACCGTGCGGGCCTGTCGGTCGGCGGCAATCTGGCGGCGCGCGACATCGCGTTGCTGCCGTTGCTGCGCGACATGGCGGATTTCGACAGGTTGAACGGTACCGGCGCGGCGGAACTTCAATTCCTCGGCTCGGGCGCGTCGGTGGATGCGATCATGAAAAGCCTCTCGGGCAGCGGCAACCTGGGCTTTGACCGGGGTGAGATCATCGGGTTTGACCTGGCGGGCATGCTGCGCAACCTCGACATGTCCTATATGGGTGAGGGAAATCGCACCATTTATCAGTCGATTACCGGCAGTTTCACCATGAATGACGGGGTCTTGCGCAATGACGATCTGTCTTTGGATGCCGATCGCGTCACGGTAACCGGCGCGGGCAGCGTGGGCTTGGGCGAACGCGTGCTGGATTACCGGCTGACGCCAGTGGCGCTGGTGGACCGTGACACCGGGCAGAGCCTGCGCGTGCCGCTTCTGGTCACTGGGCCGTGGTCAGCGCCGCGCCTCCGGCTGGATCTGGAAGGGCTGGCCGAGGAACGGCTGCGCGAAGAACGCGAGCGGCTGGAAGAACGCGCCCGCGAGGAATTGCGCACCCGGGCCGAAGCCGAGTTGCAGCGCAGCCTGCAAATCGAACGGGCCGAGGGCGAAAGCCTGGAGGACGCCGCGCGCCGCAGGCTGGAAGAAGAGGTAGGGCGCGGGCTGCAGCGTCTGCTGGGCGGGAACTGAACCGGACCGGGCTGGAACGCTCCGTACGCGATCCGGTCCGGTCAGGTTGCATTGACGCCTGAGCGCCGCGCATACGTCCCTGTTGCGGCAGGTCAATACCGCAACAGCCGACCTGCCTTCTGAACGCCTACCGCCGCCGGTCGCGCCGGGTGGACATGGGCTGGAACGCGACGCCCACATGCGCCTCGCAATAAGGTTTACCCGCCTGCGTCGGCAGGCCGCAGAACCAGAAATCTGGCGTTGCGGGGTCGCCGATGGGCCATTTGCAGGTACGCTCGGTCAGTTCCATCAGCGTCAGTCGGCGGGCGGTCTTTTCGACCTCGCGCACGGTGGCCAGCGCCTCGGGGCTGATCTCATTGGCGGAGGGCTGCGGCGGCAGCGGCTGGCCAGCCGGAACGATTGCACGGCGGGCGTAGGACCCTGGCGCAGATGGCCCCGCGCCTGGTGCGGCGGAATCAGCCGCGTTGTCGTCGCCCGCGTCATCATCCAGCGGCACGGTCGTCTCGGTCCGCGAGGCCTTGGCGCGCGCCAGATCGACCACACCGTCATCGGCGCGGCGGGTGGGTTTTGGCGCGGCTTCGGCGGGTTCCGTCGCGCCAACAGATGCAGCGGTGCGGGTGTCCACCTTGGCGGTGGCGTCAGCCTTTTGCGTCGCGCGTGACTGCGGCGCACCATCCGGTGCCCGGTTGTCCTGCCCGGCGCCCGTGGCTTGGTTGCCCGTACCCTGACCCGCAGCCGGTGCGGGCGAAGATGGCGCAGCCGATGCTTCGGTCGCGCTGGGCGGCGTGGCAGCGGGTGTCGGCGTGGCAGCTGCATCGGCGCCGCCGGATGCCGGGGCGCCCGCGACCGCCCGGTTCGACAGCCCCAGTCGATGCACTTTGCCAATGACCGCGTTGCGGGTGACGCCCCCCAATTCTTTCGCGATCTGTGACGCGGACTGCCCCTCGCCCCACATCTTCTTCAGCGTTTCGATCCGGTCTTCCGTCCAGGACATGCGTCTTAACTCCGGGTTTCATACAAGGCAGCGCGACCGCCCCCTTGGAGAATATGTTTCAGCGCCTATTGTAAGGGCGACACGGTGAGATACAAGCACGCCGCACGAAATGCAAATGGCGAATGACGGGAAGAGCGATGCAAACGACAGTGAAAATGGGCGAGCGGCGGTTTGGCCGCTTCAACTGGCTGGGGATGATGACGCTCAGTAAGCGCGAGATCATGCGGTTTCTGAACGTCTGGACCCAGACGCTGGCGGCGCCATTGGTGACCGCCGGGCTGTTTCTCGCGATTTTCGCGCTGGCCATCGGCCCCACCCGGGGCGAGGTGCTGGGCGTGCCCTTTGTCGAATTTCTGGCACCGGGTATCTTGATGATGACGGTAATTCAAAATGCTTTTGCAAATACGTCCTCGTCCATCGTGATTTCCAAGGTGCAGGGCAATATCGTCGACACGCTGATGCCGCCTTTGTCGCCTTTTGAACTGGTGACGGGCTTTGTCGTCGGAGGCATGGCGCGCGGG harbors:
- a CDS encoding AsmA family protein, with protein sequence MRWIFRLLGIVLVLVVFAVGALFLIPTDRIAGIAAQQFTAATGRALSIRGGVRPTIYPTVGVRLGDVELANMQGTDTGPMVLAGSIAVGLDVAALVAGNIVIRNLDITDARVILERGMDGVANWSFAPGAEPVTDIVTTEGAQASQGLVLDRAQISNASLRLIDRQTGTDLTLEGLDATLTLPAWQGPASLSASAVMRGQPLSLDAQIDGFGAFADGRVAPVSLSGQAAGATFAFDGRAGTGTLSADGQLSLDVPDLGPVLALLGQAAVAPQGVAPLSLAGQVTLAPAGSLHLRDGQIGVAGNRLTGAADVTFDGQRPMLSAQLAAGELDLTALTSGAGGGAGGGAAAAGWPTTPIDASALGLADAALVLSASSLRTGAFDLGPLRVAMTLDRSRAVFDLREVRLFDGLITGEFVMNNRAGLSVGGNLAARDIALLPLLRDMADFDRLNGTGAAELQFLGSGASVDAIMKSLSGSGNLGFDRGEIIGFDLAGMLRNLDMSYMGEGNRTIYQSITGSFTMNDGVLRNDDLSLDADRVTVTGAGSVGLGERVLDYRLTPVALVDRDTGQSLRVPLLVTGPWSAPRLRLDLEGLAEERLREERERLEERAREELRTRAEAELQRSLQIERAEGESLEDAARRRLEEEVGRGLQRLLGGN
- a CDS encoding GcrA family cell cycle regulator — encoded protein: MSWTEDRIETLKKMWGEGQSASQIAKELGGVTRNAVIGKVHRLGLSNRAVAGAPASGGADAAATPTPAATPPSATEASAAPSSPAPAAGQGTGNQATGAGQDNRAPDGAPQSRATQKADATAKVDTRTAASVGATEPAEAAPKPTRRADDGVVDLARAKASRTETTVPLDDDAGDDNAADSAAPGAGPSAPGSYARRAIVPAGQPLPPQPSANEISPEALATVREVEKTARRLTLMELTERTCKWPIGDPATPDFWFCGLPTQAGKPYCEAHVGVAFQPMSTRRDRRR